The genomic stretch GCACAGGAAGCACTCCAGCACCTCCGGCCGGGCCTGCATGTGCCGGGCGAAGTCCTCGAAACCTGCCTTGGTCTGCTTGTCCAGCGTGACGCGCACGAGCACCATGAGTTCGCGTCCGACCTTCTTCGGATCGAGCAGCGCCACATACCGCTGGATGATGCCCTCTTCCTCCAGCCGGCGCACGCGGCGCAGCGTGGGGGCCGGGGTCAGGCCGATCTCGTCCGCGAGTTCGGTGTTGGGTTTGCGGGCGTCCTGCTGGAGGATGCCCAGGATCTGCCGGTCAAGGTCGTCGAGTGCTTCTTGCGACATGATTGCGGATATTGTGCCACATCTGCGCAACTCTGTTGCCGGGATTGTCCAGAATTGGGCACCTCGCGGCAATCGCGGTGGCGCGTGATCCTGCTAGCATTGCGCCACATCACAGCAGGATCGGCCGCCCCGGACGGGTCGCGGCCCCGCGAGGTCAAGACATGCAGATCGGACTCCCGAAGGAAATCAAGGTCAAGGAAAACCGTGTGGCGCTCACTCCCGGCGGGGTCGGGACGCTGGTGCGGCGTGGGCACACGGTCATCGTCGAGCAGGGG from Deinococcus sp. AB2017081 encodes the following:
- a CDS encoding Lrp/AsnC family transcriptional regulator, which encodes MSQEALDDLDRQILGILQQDARKPNTELADEIGLTPAPTLRRVRRLEEEGIIQRYVALLDPKKVGRELMVLVRVTLDKQTKAGFEDFARHMQARPEVLECFLCLGDIDYLLKVCVPDLDAYQHFLVNTLAAIPGVRNTASTIVVKQEKYTTSLPLE